Part of the Halobacteriovoraceae bacterium genome is shown below.
AATTCATAGATAATCTTTAATCTGACAAATATGCATTATCCTTTTATAAGAAAAATCATTTAAAAATTTCATTCTTTTAGTTTTTAAAAAAAGTAATTTTTATTTTTACTTTTGTACCATCTGTTATTCCTTCTTTTTTCCTAATAGAAAGCTTAATTGGTACAAGATAACAGTTATGTTTAGTATCAAACCATATAGAAGTTTTCCAAGTTAATTCACCAATAGAAACCAACGATTTTAATCTTCCCCATCCTTCCTCTGAATTCTTATGAATATTTCTGATTATTTTGGATTTTGACTTTGGGACATTGGCAAAATACCAACTGTTTGGACCTTCATGCTTCCAGACACTGGCCATAAATTCATATTCGTCGAGGGTATCTTCAAACACTTTTTGCCTCCTTCTATCTACTATGATTCATGGACACTATTAAGCCCAATTAGCCATTTATATCCTGGGCCTTTATAACTTTTTTTGACTATACCCCAAACAGAAGTTTGTAATTCCTCCAACTCGCCAAGAACTATTATTTCATCATTTTGACAGAATCTATTTTTAGCGACTTCCGGTACAACAGTAAAACCCAAAGCTTTTTCAGTAATCACTTGTAATAAATCGATGTCATCGGCCTCTCCGATGATCTTTGGCGTAAGTGAGTTTTTAGAGAAAAATAATTCAATTTCATATTTTAAAAAAGAGTCATTTGTATAATTAAAAAATGGAATAAAGTTTAGGCCCTTAGGGAAGTTTTTTTTATGTTTCGCAAATTTTTTATGCGCCACCACAAATGTTTTATTGATTCCGACCCTATATGAGTCCATTGTACTCGAGATGTTTTCCTTACTGTCTGTGAATACAATATCAATATTTCCCTCCTCTAAATCGGCCAGGAGAAGATGTCTTTGATTCTCTCTAATATTGATGGATACATCGTCTTGTCCAAAAAGGGGAAGTATGCTGTTGTACAGAAAATACTGTGACATAAACTGTGTGATACCTATATCTAGGCTTTTTTTAGGGAGTTGAATTTTATTTCTTAGTCTATTGGTTAATTCACTAGACAGTTCGAACATATTCTCAGCGTATTTTAGGGCCAGTTTTCCTTCTTTGGTAAGGTGTAATCCCCTATTTTTTCTCTCAAAAAGCATACAGTTAAAGTACTCTTCAAGAAGTTTAAGTTGATCACTTATAGTTGGCTGAGAAATATGAATTTTTTCTGCCGCGGACTTAATAGAGCCCTCTTTTGCTACGATATAGAAGTAAAATAAGTGATTGAAATTAAGTCGATCCATCAAAAAAAATCCCAAATGATTAGTTTTATCCTAATTATTTTGACTTGTAAAACGATTTTTTCTAAATCCATTTTTCTACGATAATGGCGCTAATAACACACGTCTTATAGGAGATGATATGAAAAAGATTATGCTATTAATGTTTTGCTTAGGAATGACTAGTGGTAGTTTTGCAAAAGCAGATGGACCTTGTGGAAAGAAGAAGTATATAGATTGCAAAGGTGTGGAAGGACACAAAAGAGATTATTTCTGTAGCAAAAAAAATCCTGCAGAAAAAAAGAAAGTGACGAAATGTAAGACTGCAGAAGCTGCAAAGAAACAAAATAAGACAACAAAATAAATTTTTCTAAAAGAGAAAGGAAAAAGACTTAAGGAGTATAAAAATGAAATTAAGTAAATTAAGTGTACTATCTCTCGTATTAACTGCAATTCTATCAAGTTTTTCAATGGTAGGATTAGCTGAAGAGGGAATCACGATTCAACCTCCATCAGCAGAGGGAATGCAACCAGCAAGTGAATCAACTTCAAATGAAGAAGTGATTTTGAATGCTGATGATGAATCAACAACATTGCCAAGTTCTGATGAAATTATGACAGACGAATAATTTACGTCTAGATGTTTTAGAGGTTCTCTCTATACATCTTGGACATGAATTATCTTAGGGGCCCTTGATTACTATGTCCTTAGTTCAAGGGCCCTTCTTTTTTAAAAATATATTTTAAAATTTATTTCTACATTGCTTCAGAAGATTTCTTTCTGCCTTTGAAATCATCCATACTTTTATAAATTCCAAAGACATTGCCTGCGAGAAAATCAAATATTCTAAAAGGAAATAGGCCTTTGAGAAGTGTTACAAAGTTAATTAGAAATGGCATTCTCAAGAATACTTTGTTTTTTTCGATGGCCTTAATAATTTGAGTTGAAACATAGTTTGGTTTAAGTATTGGGATAACAGGAGACTTTACCCCATCAAACATTCCAGTATTTATGTAATAAGGTAGAACGGTGGTTACATGAATATCATCAAAATCACTTTCTACTTCTAGCCTCACTGAATCTGACCAACCAGCTACGGCCCATTTACTTCCACAATATACTGACATTTTTGGATTAGAAACGAGGCTACCGGCCGAAGCGATGTTAACGATATGTCCTTTCTTATCTTTTATCATTTGTTTGAGTGCAACGAGAGTCAGATGCATTAAGGCACTGGAATTGATCTTCATTGTTCTGTCAATATCGTCATGGGAATGTTCCCAGAATTTTTTACCAACGACTATTCCTGCATTATTAATGAGGATATCTATTCCTTTATGCTCTTGAAGTAAAGTGTTCATACCTGAAATAATTTGTTCACGATCAGAAACATCAACAACTTGCCCGAAAACATTTAATTTATTTTCTCTGAATTCACTCACAACTTTGTTAAGAAGAGTTTCATTGTAATCCCAAATGATAACTGATTTTGCACCTTTTTGGATCAGTTCATTTACCATACATAATCCAATACCTGATGCTCCACCTGTCACGAGAACTCTACTGCCTGAAATCTTACTCATCATTGCCCCCTTAGCATAATAGATTTAAATTCTTTTAACTTTTTTAAATATTAAGAAAAGATTATTAAGATTTTGTGTCGAAAAATTAGAGTTAATTAAAAACATACTCAAAAGAATAATTATTGCGCCAGTGATTTCGTAAGTATTCAAAATTCTTGCATTTATTAAATAATCTAAAATCATGGCCACTACCGGTATAAAAAAAGTGACTGAGGATGTTTTCAATGATCCAAATACTCTTATTAGTCTATAAAAAATAATAAAAGCAAGAGTTGTAGAAAAGAAAGAAAGATAAAGAATACTAAGAATAACTTTTTGCTGAGTTAATAATTTTAGATTTGGAAAACCTTCGGTAAAAAGTAATATTATGCCAATAAAAATAAGAGAAGATAATTGTTGAGAGAAGGTATTTAATCCCTTTATAATTTTTTTATTTTTACAAAGAACTCTTCTATTATAATTTATCCCAAATGCATAAAAGAATGCCATTCCAGTTAAGGCAATCAGCCCCTTTAGCTCATTGAGGTTTCCGGCAATATTAATTTTTGGATAGAAAATAAATAACATCCCTATAAGTCCAAAAAGTAATCCTAATATTTTTACAATTGTAATATTTTGTTTTCCTTCAAAGAAAAACATTGAAATAATTAGAGTCCAAAAAGGAACGGTTCCATTCATAATCCCAGCAATACTAGGCCCTATAAATTGTTCCCCCCAAAATAATAAGCAAAATGGAAATCCAATCGAAAACAGACCGGCCATCGATGATCTTGCAAGTTCAATTTTAAATTTTGAGCATGAGAATCTTATCTCTTTGCCATAAATTAAAATGATAAACAATATTGAAAATAAAACTCTATAAAAGGCAGATGTAATGGGAGGGACAGTCCCAATGAGTTCATTTATAGCTATAAATGATCCACCCCAAAAAATTGAAATCAAAACAAATAAAATATAGTTAATCAAAATCTTAACACTTCTAAAAATTTTTAAATGTGTTTTAGCTTATTTCTATGCGGCCTGCACTTTTTTTCTTACTTTTTTTAAAGCTTCAAGTAATTTTGACTTTTTTATGGGTTTTTCAAGAATGTCATCAATGCCTGATTCGAAGCATTTCTTACGCTCAGCAGGCATAACGTTGGCCGTCAGAGCAAATATTGGAGTGTGCTTGCCCATGTCTTTTTCATATTCTCTTATGAGTCTGGTGGCCTCCCATCCATCCATCACTGGCATTTGAATATCCATAAAGACGACATCGTAATTGTTCGTGATTGCCATTTCTTGACCTATTTCACCATTATTAGCGAGATCAACTTCAAGGTTAAATTTTTTCATGATACGTTTAAAAAGCTCTTGGTTCATATCATTATCTTCAACATACAAGATTTTTAGATCCTTATCTATTTGCATAGAACTTGTATCACTAATATTTTCTTTTTCAATTCTTCCACTCGCGCAAAAAAACTCGAACGAAAAATGGGTACCTTTTCCAACTTCGCTCTCAACAATAATTTCGCTCCCAAGAAGTCGAACTAAGCTTTGAACTATACTTAGACCAAGTCCTGTTCCACTGAAGTTTCTAGTCATTCCTGCATCGGCCTGATTGAAGGATTCAAATATTTTTTCAATTTTTGACCAGTGAATACCCGTTCCAGTATCTTCTACACTAACCTTAAGTTTTAAGTTTTTATCATCCTCCTCAAGTAATTGAGTTTTGACTAATATGCTTCCTGATGAAGTGAATTTAAAAGCATTATCAATAAGATGTAGTAAGATTTGTTTTAATCTTAAAGCATCAATTAAAATAAATTTTGGAATTTTTTCATCAACTTCTATTTTGAATTCAACATTTTTCTGCTTGGCCTTCAAATCAAAAATTGATTTAAGGGATTCATTAAATTCACTATAGTCTGTGTTTGTTTTGATTATATGAAACTTTCCATTTTCAATATCAGAAAGAAAAAGAATGTCATTTATGAGATCCACTACACTTAAGGCAGCAGATTTAAGGTATTTTATATTTTTCTGTGCATCTTCAGAGAGATTTTCATCATTCAGTAAATCTGCAATCCCTACTACGGTATTTAGAGGAGTACGTATTTCATGAGACATATTGGCCAAAAACTGCGTTTTTAAAGTTGTGGCCTCCTGAGCTCTTTCCATCTGAATGATCAATTTGTTTTCAATGTTCTTTTTCTCAGTAATATCATAGCGTATTGATATAAAAGAATCTAAATTTCCGTACTCATCAAATTGTGGGACTATTCTTGTATCGACCCAATAAAAATTTCCATTTTTTGATTTATTACAAATCTCACCTTTCCAAATTTTTCCACTTAGAACTGTTGACCACATCTCTTTAAAAAAAGATTTTGGATGGAGCCTGGAATTTAATATACGATGGTCTTTCCCAAGTACTTCTTCTTTTTCATATTGGCTTATTTTTGCAAAGTTCTCGTTGCAATCTATAATTTTCCCATCCTTATCAGCAATAGTCATGATGGCAGACTCCCTTAAGGCATATCTGTAATTTCTAACATCTTTTAGGGCCGCTAGCATTTCTTTTTCTTTTTGTTCTCTCTTTTTGAGTAAAGAACTTTCCTTAAAAAATGCGGAAATAAAGCCTATTATGCATAATATTGATAAAACTATCTCAATCGTTTGATATTTTTTGGCTTTAATTTCATATTCAATTGATCTTTCGTTTTGGAATTCACTCAGAAAAGATTTAGTTATATTGAGTTCATTATTCAAAATAATAATTTCATCTACTATTTGCTGGATATCTTGTGTGGTTGCTAAGTTATTTTTATCAAA
Proteins encoded:
- a CDS encoding DUF1905 domain-containing protein — its product is MASVWKHEGPNSWYFANVPKSKSKIIRNIHKNSEEGWGRLKSLVSIGELTWKTSIWFDTKHNCYLVPIKLSIRKKEGITDGTKVKIKITFFKN
- a CDS encoding LysR family transcriptional regulator, with translation MDRLNFNHLFYFYIVAKEGSIKSAAEKIHISQPTISDQLKLLEEYFNCMLFERKNRGLHLTKEGKLALKYAENMFELSSELTNRLRNKIQLPKKSLDIGITQFMSQYFLYNSILPLFGQDDVSINIRENQRHLLLADLEEGNIDIVFTDSKENISSTMDSYRVGINKTFVVAHKKFAKHKKNFPKGLNFIPFFNYTNDSFLKYEIELFFSKNSLTPKIIGEADDIDLLQVITEKALGFTVVPEVAKNRFCQNDEIIVLGELEELQTSVWGIVKKSYKGPGYKWLIGLNSVHES
- a CDS encoding SDR family oxidoreductase: MSKISGSRVLVTGGASGIGLCMVNELIQKGAKSVIIWDYNETLLNKVVSEFRENKLNVFGQVVDVSDREQIISGMNTLLQEHKGIDILINNAGIVVGKKFWEHSHDDIDRTMKINSSALMHLTLVALKQMIKDKKGHIVNIASAGSLVSNPKMSVYCGSKWAVAGWSDSVRLEVESDFDDIHVTTVLPYYINTGMFDGVKSPVIPILKPNYVSTQIIKAIEKNKVFLRMPFLINFVTLLKGLFPFRIFDFLAGNVFGIYKSMDDFKGRKKSSEAM
- a CDS encoding DMT family transporter, giving the protein MINYILFVLISIFWGGSFIAINELIGTVPPITSAFYRVLFSILFIILIYGKEIRFSCSKFKIELARSSMAGLFSIGFPFCLLFWGEQFIGPSIAGIMNGTVPFWTLIISMFFFEGKQNITIVKILGLLFGLIGMLFIFYPKINIAGNLNELKGLIALTGMAFFYAFGINYNRRVLCKNKKIIKGLNTFSQQLSSLIFIGIILLFTEGFPNLKLLTQQKVILSILYLSFFSTTLAFIIFYRLIRVFGSLKTSSVTFFIPVVAMILDYLINARILNTYEITGAIIILLSMFLINSNFSTQNLNNLFLIFKKVKRI
- a CDS encoding response regulator, which produces MKKNAFKGIYNLRYILSGIFFILIFSFLFFNNVVREDLKNLNDQNQSISKTIDLFESFQNATLILISKEKSNFNSDELSKIGLETKIFKEKIINSLSSLINENLKIKNNNNTFINIQNKFEKIILTVNKFDKNNLATTQDIQQIVDEIIILNNELNITKSFLSEFQNERSIEYEIKAKKYQTIEIVLSILCIIGFISAFFKESSLLKKREQKEKEMLAALKDVRNYRYALRESAIMTIADKDGKIIDCNENFAKISQYEKEEVLGKDHRILNSRLHPKSFFKEMWSTVLSGKIWKGEICNKSKNGNFYWVDTRIVPQFDEYGNLDSFISIRYDITEKKNIENKLIIQMERAQEATTLKTQFLANMSHEIRTPLNTVVGIADLLNDENLSEDAQKNIKYLKSAALSVVDLINDILFLSDIENGKFHIIKTNTDYSEFNESLKSIFDLKAKQKNVEFKIEVDEKIPKFILIDALRLKQILLHLIDNAFKFTSSGSILVKTQLLEEDDKNLKLKVSVEDTGTGIHWSKIEKIFESFNQADAGMTRNFSGTGLGLSIVQSLVRLLGSEIIVESEVGKGTHFSFEFFCASGRIEKENISDTSSMQIDKDLKILYVEDNDMNQELFKRIMKKFNLEVDLANNGEIGQEMAITNNYDVVFMDIQMPVMDGWEATRLIREYEKDMGKHTPIFALTANVMPAERKKCFESGIDDILEKPIKKSKLLEALKKVRKKVQAA